A genomic window from Gossypium hirsutum isolate 1008001.06 chromosome D10, Gossypium_hirsutum_v2.1, whole genome shotgun sequence includes:
- the LOC121222294 gene encoding transcription factor MYB102 has product MGRTPCCDKNGLKKGPWTPEEDQKLIDYIQTHGYGNWRTLPKNAGLQRCGKSCRLRWTNYLRPDIKRGRFSFEEEEAIIQLHSVLGNKWSAIAARLPGRTDNEIKNYWNTHIRKRLLRMGIDPVTHSPRLDLLDLSSILGCCSFYNQSQMNMSTRLLGGGGGVQPLVNPEILRLATSIMSSPQRENQNPDILFHENQYQQPPLMQNTNVAEPVMNNNPNVIIDQFPFNGCFTDWQNNANAVLPYLTEDNYVPVPSNCYGGGNGEPSFRTPSSSSPTPLNSNNSTYINSSSTEDESYSSDILKFEIPDFLDVNEFM; this is encoded by the exons ATGGGAAGAACACCTTGCTGTGATAAAAATGGTCTGAAGAAAGGTCCATGGACACCTGAAGAAGATCAGAAACTTATCGATTATATTCAAACACATGGTTATGGTAATTGGAGAACATTGCCTAAGAATGCTG ggttacaaaggtGTGGAAAGAGTTGTCGTCTTCGTTGGACTAATTATTTAAGACCTGACATAAAACGAGGCAGGTTTtcatttgaagaagaagaagccatAATTCAACTACACAGTGTGTTGGGCAACAA GTGGTCTGCCATAGCTGCACGGTTGCCGGGAAGGACAGATAATGAAATAAAGAACTATTGGAACACACATATTAGGAAGAGGTTGCTTCGAATGGGGATTGATCCAGTGACACACAGTCCACGATTGGATCTTCTTGATTTGTCTTCAATCTTAGGTTGTTGTTCTTTTTATAACCAGTCTCAAATGAACATGTCGACGAGGTTGCTCGGCGGCGGCGGCGGTGTTCAACCCTTGGTGAACCCTGAGATTCTAAGGTTAGCCACGTCTATCATGTCATCACCTCAACGTGAAAACCAAAACCCAGATATTCTTTTCCATGAAAATCAATACCAGCAACCGCCATTAATGCAAAACACAAATGTAGCAGAACCGGTGATGAACAACAACCCTAATGTAATAATAGACCAGTTCCCATTTAATGGCTGTTTCACTGACTGGCAAAACAATGCCAATGCCGTACTCCCATATTTGACCGAAGATAATTACGTTCCGGTACCGTCAAACTGTTACGGCGGCGGAAACGGAGAACCGAGCTTCAGGACGCCGTCTTCATCGAGTCCAACGCCGttgaattcaaataattcaacGTACATCAACAGTAGCAGCACTGAAGATGAAAGCTATAGCAGTGATATATTGAAGTTTGAAATCCCAGATTTTTTGGATGTTAATGAATTCATGTAA
- the LOC107937778 gene encoding probable serine/threonine-protein kinase abkC, translating to MSRNLRFANIRKALESAISNQRLNRSEFRKYATVVSVRLRLPQYRVFSHYRFNSGGKAPFLLQNTKEGLCRGYFAKNRSFVSASSAVTHRAQVAWKRLTQKCSAGGRTFPQISTTAQAVSLALSHSHLIVPGIFGLTCGRIALAQRTLIETDYYPSQNTLSMRARDGHAFVSAILLSAVEGVILLVRALFLAVLFSPSIIMAPFANAFGPQFRKMWLEVVHRSLEKAGPAFIKWGQWAATRPDLFPRDLCIKLSELHSKAPEHSFAYTKKTIEKAFGRKLSEIFEAFEEEPVASGSIAQVHRASLRFRYPGQRVKPMVVAVKVRHPDVGESIRRDFVIINSVAKLSTFIPTLKWLRLDESVQQFAVFMMSQVDLAREAAHLNRFIYNFRSWRDVSFPKPVYPLVHPAVLVETYEQGESVAHYVDGLEGHDRIKSALAHIGTHALLKMLLVDNFIHADMHPGNILVRVSQSKASRKQLFKTKPHVIFLDVGMTAELSKGDRVNLLEFFKAVARRDGRTAAECTLRLSQRQNCPNPKAFIEEVEEAFTFWGTPEGDLVHPAECMQELLEKVRRHKVNIDGNVCTVMVTTLVLEGWQRKLDPGYDVMQTLQTLLLKADWAKSLSYTIDGLMAP from the exons ATGTCCAG AAATTTGAGATTTGCAAATATTAGGAAAGCTTTGGAATCTGCTATTTCGAACCAGaggttgaaccgttcggaatttAGGAAGTATGCGACAGTGGTTTCTGTCAGGTTGCGTTTGCCGCAGTATAGAGTGTTCTCCCATTATAGGTTCAACAGTGGAGGAAAGGCTCCATTCTTGTTGCAGAATACAAAGGAAGGGTTGTGTCGAGGTTATTTTGCCAAGAACCGTTCCTTCGTTTCTGCAAGTAGTGCAGTAACTCATCGTGCCCAAGTTGCTTGGAAAAGGCTTACACAAAAATGTTCTGCCGGTGGTCGAACATTCCCTCAGATAAGCACGACTGCTCAAGCGGTCAGCTTAGCTTTGTCACACTCGCACTTGATAGTACCTGGTATTTTTGGCTTGACATGTGGACGAATAGCATTGGCACAGAGGACTTTAATAGAAACAGATTACTACCCATCACAGAATACTTTATCAATGCGTGCTCGAGATGGACACGCTTTTGTTTCTGCTATACTACTTTCAGCTGTAGAAGGTGTTATTTTGCTGGTGAGAGCTTTGTTTCTTGCGGTTTTGTTCTCTCCTAGCATAATAATGGCACCATTTGCCAACGCATTTGGTCCACAGTTCAGGAAAATGTGGCTTGAAGTTGTGCATCGCTCACTTGAAAAAGCAGGTCCAGCTTTCATAAAGTGGGGTCAATGGGCAGCAACAAGACCAGATCTCTTTCCTAGAGATCTATGCATCAAACTGTCAGAGCTTCACAGCAAAGCTCCTGAGCATAGCTTTGCCTACACAAAGAAAACTATTGAAAAAGCATTTGGCCGTAAGCTATCTGAAATTTTTGAGGCTTTTGAAGAAGAACCTGTGGCATCTGGAAGTATAGCTCAGGTGCACCGGGCTTCTTTGAGATTCCGCTATCCTGGTCAGCGGGTCAAGCCCATGGTAGTTGCAGTAAAGGTTAGACATCCTGATGTTGGTGAGTCAATTAGGAGAGATTTTGTGATTATCAACTCGGTGGctaaattatcaacattcatcccTACTCTGAAATGGTTGAGATTGGATGAGAGCGTCCAGCAGTTTGCTGTTTTCATGATGTCTCAAGTTGACCTTGCAAGGGAAGCTGCCCATTTGAACCGTTTTATATACAACTTCCGAAGCTGGAGGGATGTTTCTTTTCCTAAGCCTGTGTATCCACTTGTGCATCCCGCAGTTTTAGTGGAAACTTATGAGCAAGGGGAAAGTGTTGCACACTATGTTGATGGCCTTGAAGGACATGATCGGATTAAGTCTGCACTCGCTCATATTGGAACTCATGCACTTTTAAAGATGCTTCTG GTTGACAACTTTATTCATGCTGACATGCATCCGGGAAATATCCTTGTTCGGGTGTCTCAAAGCAAGGCTTCTCGAAAACAGCTTTTTAAAACAAAGCCTCATGTCATCTTCCTTGATGTAGGCATGACTGCTGAACTTTCAAAGGGTGATCGTGTTAATTTATTGGAATTTTTTAAGGCTGTTGCCCGTAGAGATGGCCGTACTGCTGCAGAGTGCACGCTTAGACTATCACAAAGACAAAACTGCCCAAACCCAAAGGCTTTTATCGAG GAAGTAGAAGAAGCCTTCACTTTCTGGGGTACTCCGGAGGGTGATCTAGTCCATCCGGCTGAATGCATGCAAGAATTGCTTGAGAAAGTAAGGCGTCATAAAGTCAATATTGATGGCAATGTATGCACTGTGATGGTCACAACTTTGGTTCTTGAG GGTTGGCAAAGGAAACTTGATCCAggatatgatgtaatgcaaacaCTACAAACATTGCTACTCAAAGCTGACTGGGCAAAATCTCTTTCTTACACTATCGATGGGTTGATGGCTCCGTAG